TCGCGCAGTTCCTGCTCGGGGTGAAATGGGGGATCGCGCCGGTGACCGTCACCGGGAAGGCCAGCGTCGGGGAGCTGCTGGTTCCGGCGTTCGTGCTGGGCTCGCTGTCGTTCGCCTACGTGCTGCGGCTGACGCGAAACTCGGTGGCGGAGAACATGTCCGCCGACTACGTACGAACCGCGACCGCGAAGGGGCTCAGCAGGCCGCGTGTGGTGACCGTGCACATCCTGCGCAATTCGATGATCCCGGTGATCACCTTCCTCGGTGCCGACCTCGGCGCGCTGATGGGCGGGGCGATCGTCACCGAGGGCATCTTCAACATCCCCGGTGTGGGCGGCACGCTTTACCAGGCGATCACCAGGGGCGAACCGCCGACGGTGGTCTCGTTCGTCACGGTGCTCATCGTCATCTTTCTGATCTCCAATCTGGTCATCGACCTGCTCTACGCCGCACTCGACCCAAGGATTCGCTATGCCTGACCCGAACAAAGGCTCCGGCCCGGAGCGCGTCGGGCAGGAGCACTTCGTCGCTCCGCCCGACGAGGTCGAGGTGCTCGGCACCGACGTGGTGGTGGATTCGGGTGCGCCGACCAGTATCTGGCGTGATGCATGGCGGCAGCTGCGGCGCAATCCGATCTTCGTCATCGCGGCGCTGTTGATCGTGTTCGTCCTGATCGTTGTGATCTGGCCGGGGTTGTTCACCGGCCAGGACCCCCGATACTGCAACGGCGACTTCAGCATGGACCCGAGCGGCGCGGGACATCCGTTCGGCTTCGACAAGCAGGGATGCGACATCTATGCCCGAACCGTTTACGGCGCACGGGCTTCCGTGCTGGCCGGTGTCGGTGCGACGGTGCTGTTCGTGCTGATCGGCGGCACGCTCGGGGCGCTCGCGGGCTTCTACGGCGGGCTGCTCGACTCGATCGTGTCTCGCGTCGCGGAGGTCTTCTATGCCATCCCGCTGATGCTGGCCGCCATCGTGATCATGCAGCTGCTGGATTCGCGCACGATCTGGACGGTGGTCGTCATCCTCGCCTCGTTCACTTGGCCGCAGGCGGCGCGGATCGCCCGTAGCGCCGTGATCCAGGCGAAGAACAGTGATTACGTCACAGCGGCAAAGGCTTTGGGCGTCTCCCGAATGCAGACGTTGTTGCGTCACGTGCTGCCGAACGCGGCGGGACCGCTGATCGTGGTCACTACGCTGTGGCTCGGCGTCTTCATCGTCACCGAGGCGACGCTGTCCTACCTCGGCGTCGGATTGCCACGCACGGTCGTGTCCTGGGGCGCGGACATCGCCTCCGGGCAGAAGGAGATCCGCACGTCGGCGATCCTGTTCTATCCCGCGACGGCTCTGGCGCTCACCGTGCTGAGCTTCATCATGCTGGGCGACGCTGTGCGTGACGCCCTCGACCCGAAGGCGAGGAAGCGATGAGCGACGCCGCGCAGACGCCGCTGCTCGAGATCACCGGCCTCAACGTGAGTTTCACCGCGGAGGGTAAGCGGGTGCCCGCGGTCCGCGATGTGAGCCTGTCGGTGTATCCGGGCCAGACCGTAGCCATCGTCGGCGAATCGGGCTCCGGGAAGTCGACGACAGCGCATGCCGTCATCGATCTGCTGCCCGGAACGGGGCGGGTCACCTCCGGCGAGATTATGTTCGACGGCAAAGACCTCACCGCGGCCTCGAAGCGGGACATCGTCGCCGTGCGTGGCAGCGGCATCGGTCTGGTGCCCCAGGACCCGATGTCGAATCTGAACCCGGTGTGGAAGATCGGGTTCCAGATCCGGGAGACGCTCGAGGCCAACGGCATCGCGAAAGGTAAGGCGGCCAGGAGACGGGCCGTCGAGCTGCTCGAGGAAGCAGGCATGTCCGATGCCGAGCGCAGAGTCAACCAGTATCCGCACGAGTTCTCCGGCGGCATGCGCCAGCGCGCGCTGATCGCGATCGGGCTGGCCTGCCGCCCCAAGCTGCTGATCGCGGACGAGCCGACCTCGGCGCTGGACGTCACGGTGCAGCGGCAGATCCTCGATCACCTCGACGGGCTGACGGCCGAACTCGGCACCGCGGTTCTGCTGATCACCCACGACCTCGGTCTCGCCGCCGAACGTGCGGAACATCTGGTGGTCATGTACCGCGGCAGGGTGGTGGAATCCGGTCCGGCCCTGCGGATTCTGCGAGACCCGCAGCATCTGTACACCAAGCGGTTGGTGAACTCGGCACCTTCGCTTGCCTCGCAGCGGTTGTCGTCGGTGCGGCAGCGGGCCGAGATCCGTGCGCAGGCGGCGCAGGTCGCCGCGCAGGTGGCCACGGCCGAGGGCGAGCCGACGGCCGTTGACGACAATGTGGTTGTGGCCGAACATCTCACCAAGGTGTTCCCGATTCGCGGCGGCACGCCGTGGAAGTCGACCGACTTCGTCGCGGTGGACGACGTGTCGTTCCGATTGCGGCGCGGCGCGACGACAGCCATCGTGGGCGAGTCCGGATCGGGTAAGTCGACGGTCGCGCAGATGGTGCTCGGTCTGCTAGAGCCGACCTCTGGGTCGGTGACCTTCGACGGCAAGGAGGTGGCGAAGCTGGATCGCAAGGGCGCCTTCGCGTTCCGGCGCAGGGTGCAGCCGATCTTCCAGGACCCCTACGGCTCGCTCGACCCGATGTACTCGATCTACCGCTGCATCGAGGAGCCGCTGCGTACGCACAAGATCGGCACGCCCGAGCAGCGTGCGGTGACGGTCCGGGAACTGCTGGACAAGGTGTCACTGCCGTCCACTGTGCTGCGGCGTTATCCCAACGAGCTGTCCGGCGGGCAGCGCCAACGCGTTGCCGTCGCGCGGGCGCTCGCACTGCAGCCGGAGGTGGTGGTTTGTGACGAGGCGGTCTCCGCGCTCGACGTGCTGGTGCAGGCGCAGATCCTGCGGCTGCTCAACGATCTGCAGGCCGAACTCGGGCTGTCGTATTTGTTCATCACCCACGACCTGGCCGTCGTCCGGCAGATCGCGGACGATGTGCTGGTCGTGCAGCGCGGGAAAGTGGTCGAGGCGGCGACGACGAACGAGGTGTTCGACGCTCCGAAGCAGGAGTACACCCGCAGGCTGCTCGATGCCATCCCGGGGCGCGACCTGCTGGCCGGATAGGGCAGGCCGGATCGGTTCACGCGACCGGAAGTAGCCTCGTATGCCGTGACCGATCCGCTACAACCCCTCATCGATCTGCCCGGTGTCCGGGACGCGGCCGACCGGGCCCGTGCCGCCTTGGCCGAGGTGCACCGGCACAAAGCCAACCGGCGCGGGTGGCCCACTACGGCGGCCGAGGCCGCGGTGCGTGCGGCCCGATCCTCGGCTGCCATCGACGGCGGCAACACCGAGCTGCCTGCCGACGGCCGGGTGGCCGATCCGATTCTGGCCGGGGCGCTGCGGGTGGGGCAGGCGTTGGACGGGGACGCGCTGCGAAATCTGGTCGGCACCTGGCAGCGGGCACCGTTGCAGGCGCTGGCGCGGCTGCATCTGCTCGCCGCCGTCGATCTGGTGCCGAAGGAGGAGTCGCTCGGCAGGCCGCGCGGCGACGCAGGCGTGGCGGAGCGGCTGGATCTGCTGGTGCAGACGGTGCTCGGATCGAGTGCGCCCGCGCCGGTACTCGCCGCGGTGGTGCACGGTGAGCTACTGGCCCTGCGACCGTTCGGAACGGCGGACGGTGTGGTGGCACGGGCCGCCTCGCGCCTGGTCGCGGTGTCGAGTGGGCTGGACCCGCACAGTCTCGGCGTGCCGGAGGTGTTCTGGTTGCGCAGGCGCCAGGCATACCTGGATGCGGCCGTCGCATTTGGAACCGGGGATCCGGATGCTGTGGGCAGTTGGGTGATCCTGTGCTGCGGCGCGTTCGAGGACGGGGCGCGGGAGGCCACATCGATCGCCGATTCCGCGGGATAGCGGGCCGTACACGTCAAAGCGGGCGGCGTGTCTTTCGACCTCACCGCCCGCTAGCACGGACGCCCGGTTACCAAGCGTGCTATGTGGGTTGTGTTCTGCGGCCTCGGCGACAATCCGGACATCATCGGTTCATCCCCGCAACCTGTGCGAGGCCCTCGCCGTCGAATATCCGTATTTCGCAGGCCCACAACGCTTCTGCCCTTGTCGCGGCGCGCTCCGCGTGGGTGCCTGGTGTCCGTGCTGGGAAGGGGGGGATGGGAGACAATACCTTCTCTTCCGGTCCTGCCTTGGCCTTCCGTCCTTCCGTAGCTCCATTTCTACACTGTGACTGCCCTCACATCAAGAGATCGGAGAACATTCAATAAGCGGCATGTCATCCGGTGTTTCGTGGTTAAATGCCTGGTCGTCCCGCCCCCCGTGTGATGTCGGCAGATGCTAGGAGTTCGCCGCGTAACCCATCGCAGGGCAGGCTGCGCGGGCAGTCGAAACTCAGCGTCGCCGCCGCAGGAGCCGGTAGCTGATGGCACCGGCCAGCACCGCGCTCAGGCCGACCGCTGCCGTCGCCGCAAGCGTGGTGGACGACGGCGCCTGGAAGCGTGCCCACAGGGACACCGGGTTGGAGAAGGCCAGGATCGGCCAGCCACGCGCCGTTGCCTCGCGGCGCAGATTGCGATCCGGATTGACCGCCGTCGGGTGGCCCACCGCGCCCAGCAGCGGCAGATCCGTGATCGAGTCGGAATAGGCGTAACAGCGCGACAGGTCGTACCCCTCGCTGGCGGAGAGCTTTTCGATCGCGGCGACCTTGCCCTCGCCATAGCAGTAGAACTCGACCTCGCCGGTGTACTTGCCGTCCGCCACGACCATCCGGGTAGCCGCGGTATGCGAGGCGCCGAGCGCTTCCGCGATCGGACCGACGATCTCCTCGCCGGATGCCGAGACGATCACCACATCGTGGCCCCGAATCTTGTGGTCGGCGATGAGATCGGCAGCCTCCGCGTAGATCAGCGGGTCGACCAGCTCGTGCAGAGTCTCGGCCACAATGGATTTCACCTGCTCGACATCCCAGCCCGCGCACATGTTCGTAAGATGGGCGCGCATCCGCTCCATCTGGTCGTGGTCGGCGCCCGACAGCAGAAACAGGAAATGGGCGTAGCTGCTCTCCAGGACGGCGCGGCGGTTCAGCAGTCCCTGTGCGTAGAAGGGCTTGCTGAACACGAACGTGCTCGACTTCGCGATCACTGTCTTGTCGAGATCGAAGAAGGCGGCGACGCGGCCGCCCGCGGTGGCTGGGTTGTCCACCCGACCAGGATAGGCGGCTGCCTCGCCTTCGCTCGGCCCGGCGCGGGCTGAGGGCGGACAGAGTCCGGCTGTGTTTGATGTGCGGCTGCCTCGCCTTCGCTCGGCCCGGCGCGGGCTGAGGGCGGACAGAGTCTGGCTGTGTTTGATGTGCGGCTGCCTCTGTGTTGGCTCGGCGTGCCCCTAGGCATGCGTGGACCCCGGTGGAGGGCGGGTCGGAGCACGCGACGTTACGGGTGAGTTTGCCCCGCAGACGCCGGGGCACGACGGTTGCAAAGTTCTCCGGCGGCAGACTTGCGTTGTGTCCGGGGCTTGGGTGTAGTATTTGTGGCACCTGGACATAGTCCAGGCGCGTTCAGCCCGACCCCCCGGGGCTGAACCCCGACGGCCCCAGCCTCCTCCCCCCCCGGCTGGGGCCGTCCTCTATTTCGGGGACGGTTCGCGGTTCGCGTGGCGCGGGAAGTTATCCACAGCCCGCGAGTTGTCCACATTCGGCACTTCGCCTCTTCTCTCCTTGAGCGTATTCGGCAACGCTGACCTGCATGAATCTCGAAGCGCCACCGGCCGACGGCCCGCCACCGGCTCTCGTGCTCATCGACGACGACCGTCTCAGCGACGAAGTCCGGCGCGTCGCGGCCGCCGCCCAGCGGGGCCTCGACGAGCGGCTACACCCGGTCGGCAGGTACGCGTGGACCGGTGCGCCGCTGGTGGTCCTGGACACAAACGCCGCACGAGACGCGGCGTCGGCCGGCTATCTGCGCCGGGCGGGTGTGGTCTTGGTAACCGACGGTGAGCCGGGATTGCTCGATTGGCAGGCGGCGGCGTCGGTCGGCGCGGAGCGAGTTATCGCCCTGCCCGGTGCCGCGGTAGGGCTGATCGAAATGTTCGCCCAGTACGGCGAGCACCGTGCGGGCGACGGTATCGTCGTCGCCATCGTCGGGGCGGGCGGTGGCGCGGGCGCGTCCACCTTGGCCGCCGCGCTCGCGCTGCGCGCCGCCGCCGAGGGATTCCGCCACGAAACGTTGCTGGTCGACGGCGCGCCGTTCAGTGGTGGCCTCGACCTGCTGCTCGGCATCGAGACCACGGCGGGTCCGCGCTGGCCCGACCTGGTCGTCGAGGACGGGCGCGTGTCCGCTGCCGCGCTGCACGGCGCGCTGCCCACCGCCGCTTCCGGCCTGGCGGTGCTGTCCTGCG
The DNA window shown above is from Nocardia sp. NBC_01730 and carries:
- a CDS encoding ABC transporter permease, with translation MAWYVVRRLLQMIPVFLGATLLIYALVFLVPGDPIHALAGDKPMTPAVEAQLRARYHLDQPFIVQYLLYLKGIVTLDFGTAFSGRPVRDELARAFPITIRLAFMALVIEAVFGVVFGLIAGLRKGKLFDSTMLVISLIVIAVPVFVVGFLAQFLLGVKWGIAPVTVTGKASVGELLVPAFVLGSLSFAYVLRLTRNSVAENMSADYVRTATAKGLSRPRVVTVHILRNSMIPVITFLGADLGALMGGAIVTEGIFNIPGVGGTLYQAITRGEPPTVVSFVTVLIVIFLISNLVIDLLYAALDPRIRYA
- a CDS encoding ABC transporter permease, with amino-acid sequence MPDPNKGSGPERVGQEHFVAPPDEVEVLGTDVVVDSGAPTSIWRDAWRQLRRNPIFVIAALLIVFVLIVVIWPGLFTGQDPRYCNGDFSMDPSGAGHPFGFDKQGCDIYARTVYGARASVLAGVGATVLFVLIGGTLGALAGFYGGLLDSIVSRVAEVFYAIPLMLAAIVIMQLLDSRTIWTVVVILASFTWPQAARIARSAVIQAKNSDYVTAAKALGVSRMQTLLRHVLPNAAGPLIVVTTLWLGVFIVTEATLSYLGVGLPRTVVSWGADIASGQKEIRTSAILFYPATALALTVLSFIMLGDAVRDALDPKARKR
- a CDS encoding ABC transporter ATP-binding protein — its product is MSDAAQTPLLEITGLNVSFTAEGKRVPAVRDVSLSVYPGQTVAIVGESGSGKSTTAHAVIDLLPGTGRVTSGEIMFDGKDLTAASKRDIVAVRGSGIGLVPQDPMSNLNPVWKIGFQIRETLEANGIAKGKAARRRAVELLEEAGMSDAERRVNQYPHEFSGGMRQRALIAIGLACRPKLLIADEPTSALDVTVQRQILDHLDGLTAELGTAVLLITHDLGLAAERAEHLVVMYRGRVVESGPALRILRDPQHLYTKRLVNSAPSLASQRLSSVRQRAEIRAQAAQVAAQVATAEGEPTAVDDNVVVAEHLTKVFPIRGGTPWKSTDFVAVDDVSFRLRRGATTAIVGESGSGKSTVAQMVLGLLEPTSGSVTFDGKEVAKLDRKGAFAFRRRVQPIFQDPYGSLDPMYSIYRCIEEPLRTHKIGTPEQRAVTVRELLDKVSLPSTVLRRYPNELSGGQRQRVAVARALALQPEVVVCDEAVSALDVLVQAQILRLLNDLQAELGLSYLFITHDLAVVRQIADDVLVVQRGKVVEAATTNEVFDAPKQEYTRRLLDAIPGRDLLAG
- a CDS encoding oxidoreductase, giving the protein MTDPLQPLIDLPGVRDAADRARAALAEVHRHKANRRGWPTTAAEAAVRAARSSAAIDGGNTELPADGRVADPILAGALRVGQALDGDALRNLVGTWQRAPLQALARLHLLAAVDLVPKEESLGRPRGDAGVAERLDLLVQTVLGSSAPAPVLAAVVHGELLALRPFGTADGVVARAASRLVAVSSGLDPHSLGVPEVFWLRRRQAYLDAAVAFGTGDPDAVGSWVILCCGAFEDGAREATSIADSAG
- a CDS encoding HAD-IB family hydrolase, translated to MDNPATAGGRVAAFFDLDKTVIAKSSTFVFSKPFYAQGLLNRRAVLESSYAHFLFLLSGADHDQMERMRAHLTNMCAGWDVEQVKSIVAETLHELVDPLIYAEAADLIADHKIRGHDVVIVSASGEEIVGPIAEALGASHTAATRMVVADGKYTGEVEFYCYGEGKVAAIEKLSASEGYDLSRCYAYSDSITDLPLLGAVGHPTAVNPDRNLRREATARGWPILAFSNPVSLWARFQAPSSTTLAATAAVGLSAVLAGAISYRLLRRRR
- the ssd gene encoding septum site-determining protein Ssd, which produces MNLEAPPADGPPPALVLIDDDRLSDEVRRVAAAAQRGLDERLHPVGRYAWTGAPLVVLDTNAARDAASAGYLRRAGVVLVTDGEPGLLDWQAAASVGAERVIALPGAAVGLIEMFAQYGEHRAGDGIVVAIVGAGGGAGASTLAAALALRAAAEGFRHETLLVDGAPFSGGLDLLLGIETTAGPRWPDLVVEDGRVSAAALHGALPTAASGLAVLSCGRRGAGRLPRELGSAAVRAVIEAGRGAGDLVVCDISGERGPHADQMLDSADLVVLVVPARLRAVAAAEAVSAHVARRNPNRGLIVRGPAPGGLRGAEVAEVLDLPLLAAVRAQTGLAQRVERGGVSVRRRGPLRDAADAVLGVLSAPAGQR